From Sphaeramia orbicularis chromosome 21, fSphaOr1.1, whole genome shotgun sequence:
ttgatagtttttattagttttcatttttttctaaatgcttagttgtagttcagttgtagttcagttgtagttcagttgtagttcagtggtctcttttctcttcttctctgtgctcctattcaaatcaatcccagacaggactctgctgctttagtctccatgtttccaggtagagtggggaccagaagatgactggaaaccacaagtgaacacaagtgacggagcaaaaagtgtcatatggtgctagcagctaaaattgctcgagcaaaataaatggatttcatatcaatctgacattgacaaagatgaaaacaaagggaattttatccacaatttttaaacattttagttagttttgtaaacacacaatacagtttcagttagttatcttttttcttttcattatagtttttaattttggttaacaaaaatgttttttcaattctagttttcgtcatttcgttagtttttgttaacgataataaccttgcgttGGACTGATTTAACCTCCATTTATGCAACGTCTAAGCAAAAACAAGAAATCCAAACAAGCCATAAAAAGGACCTAGACATAGAAAAGGCAATCATCAAAACGCAAGCTGTAAAATAAATTCACAGTATTAATAAGTTAATTCGTTAGCAtgtattccttccttccttcacaaAGCCTAATTCAATATCCTCTGTTCTGAACAAATGACAAACTGCACAGACTCTAAGCTCCTCCCACTAGTGCATGTGGTACACAGTAAATAATCACATGTTCAGTGTTTCACAAAGCTATTCCCAGTGCAAAAGGATCCCAAATGGACTGAAACACACTACATGTTTGTTGAGCCACTTGCGTTATTTATTTTTGACCGGGTGAAAAAGCATCCCTGTGGTTTTACACTCACCTGCCAACGGTACGAGGCTTCCAAGTCCTACTTTGTTTGAACTCGTCGTGTCCTGGACCTTCACCCACAGACAAGCTGAGTGTGACCAAACACAGGCCAATCAGGTGCCTCGGTTCAAAAATGGTACTGGAATAAAGCATCAAAGTATCGGTAGAAGGATCATAAACGTCACTATTTGAAACGGGTTTAAAAGATGATGTTATCAATGATGAACTCAATTTGACACATGTCCACAGCATCAAAAAGACTCAAAGGACGAACCTCCAAACTCTAAAAAGACAAAGTTAAGACAGACGCAGGACAAGACAACGGCCTTTTTTAATATGAAATGTACTGATTACTTCGACTAAGTTACcaatgtaaatataaaatataaatcaagacaaaaacaatgtaaaagatgcaacaaaatgaaaaaggtGATTAAAGTCCATATCGACAAGTGAATTGGTGCAATAAAACAGTAGGACTGGGTATGGATAAGGTCTGATCGATACTGTTTATTCATCTGCTGTTTTAATGCTATTCTAATCAGTTCTGTTTTAGGTTAGACTTCAAGTTACAGTTCAAACCGTGAACACAATTATTTCCTTtacttttttcccatttttgcATGATTAAGCAGTAAGCTAGCAGCCTATTATACATTACATATACACAGGGCCGTCACACTAAGACCCAAAGCCGGCATTTGGattaaaaaagacacaaatgtaTCATAGACGAACGTCTCAGAGAGGGAAGACGGGGAGCAGGACATGTTTTCTGTTCCTGAAATACATAGGAAATCTATTTACTGTTTTCTCCAGTATTAATAGGAAAATGGATAAAGTCTGAACTTAAGTCAGGTTTTAATCATTTGGTCCTGGGGTCTGTTTGGTACCAGGTTTTGGTACCTGTTCCTATAAAACTGTACAAATATCTTTACAGTATCTGGTCTCATCTGTAtgtgtatttcattttatttcagctgTGCAGTAGGTCAGTTCTGGACACTTGAGTGGATTCAACAGACCAGACAAACGCTGCGTCTCCATTAAATGTCCATTTATGGACACTGTCTTGAATTCTGTTGTTTCCAAACACATTTTCCAGCGCCTCATTTCAGAATGTGCATTAGATCGATTTAAAGACATGCTTGTTTCTGCTGCTGCAGACTTGAACTTTTCTTATCTGTTGGAAGTGACTTATCTTGGACCCCTGACAGACGTTAAAACACCCCCTTAAAATGCATTAATTTCAGCAATAATTTGATGGTGGTGAAGTTGGTAAAATATAGATCCATTTGGGTGTTGACACAACAGATTTTCTGGGTGTTAGGGTTTGTGTTTGGGAACCATTAAAGGTACAAATCTTCCTCATATCAGAGTCAATCTGTTGTTGAATGTCTGAAATGCCGCTCCAATTAGACTGTTTTTAGGAGAAAAGTACTTCAGCAGCAGCCTTCACTTCTCGTACAAAGGCTTTGATATTTGTTTACATCAAATAATCCAGTTCATTTGAACAGCCCGACTGTGAAAGAACATAAAGTCAGGCACACAGGAGGATAAATGTGTGATTTTCCGATTCTTTACACAAAAGTCATTGCCTGCACTGCTCCTTCACAACACTTGCGTTTCACTGTGGCTTTCATCTGtgtaaaaatgctgaagtgacggCTGGTGTGGGTTTCTAGGTAACATATCAGCTTGCATTAACGCTGAGATTGGACATGGTGTGGTTCAGTAGTTTCCTGCACCCTTTACAAGCACAAATTCTGCTGCCATGTTCTAATAGTAGATGAAAGTCAGAGGTTCTGCTGCCTAATGAGAGCTCTCATTATGAAGGGGGGACTATCTTCTGAAGGACCATATGGGGACTCATTTTTCTGTATATGTAAGAACACACTGCCCAGAGGGGACACACAAATATGGAAGCTTGTGCAGTGGACTGAGGAATTGCCATGCTTTGCACATGAGCGCTAAGACCAGGGTTCAGTGGTTTTTTTCCATAGCCCTGAGGATCACTTCTCTTCAAATCCAAACACAGCACACTGCTGTACACACTAATGCAACACACGACTCACACACAGAACagatgtgtgtttacaaaagaGAAATTAAACCATGAGCATGACCGGGATGTCACTGGGGTAGGGGGTAGGGGGTAGGGGACAGGGGGtaggggacaggggacagggggTAGGGGACAGGGGACGGGGGTAGGGGGTAGGGGGTAGGGGACAGGGGACGGGGGTAGGGGGTAGGGGACAGGGGGTAGGGGACAGGGGGTAGGGGGTAGGGGGtaggggacaggggacagggggTAGGGGACAGGGGACGGGGGTAGGGGACAGGGGGtaggggacaggggacagggggTAGGGGACGGGGGGGACGGGGGTAGGGGACAGGGGGtaggggacaggggacagggggTAGGGGACAGGGGGtaggggacaggggacagggggTAGGGGGGTAGGGGACAGGGGGTAGGGGACAGGGGTAGGGGACAGGGGACGGGGG
This genomic window contains:
- the LOC115412775 gene encoding vegetative cell wall protein gp1-like; this translates as MLKLASVSCSSPVTFSCHLLNLTLPPTPYPLSPTPYPLPPVPSPLPPSPVPYPLSPVPYPLSPTPLSPTPCPLSPTPCPLPPCPLSPTPCPLPPVPPVPYPLSLSPTPCPYPRPLSPTPVPYPLSPTPLPPVPCPLPPVPYPLSPVPYPLSPTPVPPVPYPLSPVPYPLSPTPVPCPLPPVPCPLPPTPYPLSPTPCPLPPTPVPCPLPPTPYPRPLSPTPCPLSPTPCPLPPTPYPSDIPVMLMV